The stretch of DNA CTCCGCGGGCCTCTCGCCAACCTACTTCTCCGTCGCCTCTGCCTCCGCCGGGCACGCGACGTTGCGGTTGCCCCTGTTTGAGCACCACCAGGGCGGCGGCGTTCATGGCGGACCGGCTGTCGGCGGGGCGGAGGGAGGGCAACAGGCCCCATGACTCGATCGGTGCCGGAGGATGGCATAGGCGCGTATTCTATTCTCTTCCGGATCCGAGTTCGTAACGAACCCGAGTCTGTATTCGATGCGGACACAGGATTTGCACCACATCCACGTTATATAATGCAGCCTGCGGCCAAAGAAGGCCAAAACCAGAACCAGATCGATTGtagcacgccacgccacgccacggcaCGAGAAGGCCAGAACGATCTCCTCTTCTTTCGCGAATCGCTAGTGCGTGCTCTACTCGCCGACATGGCaggggaaggggacggcgcggaggaGAAGACGATCGTCGTCGGAGCGGGAGAGCAGGAGGGGCAGATCGTCGTCGCCGGAGCAGcgtacgaggaggaggaggtggacggcGGAGGAGGAGCCGCAGCAGACGAGGAGAGCGGCGGGGGCGACGGCCAGTTCATCATTCCGCCGCCGGGGTTCCGGTTCAGGCCGAGCGACGACGAGCTCATCAGGTACTACCTGCTCCCCAAGCTGCAGGGCCGGGGCCACGCGCCCAACAGGGCCATCATCGAGCACAACGTGTACCAGTGCCACCCGGACGAGCTCACCGGTACGTTTTCTCGCCGGATTTCGCTGCTACTAATCGTCTTACTTGCAGCCTCTGGTGATCAACTCATCGACATGTTCGTTTGCTTCGTCTCCGTGGATCTTCTGCAGGGAAGTACAGGGGCCGGGGCGAGGGCAAGAGCTTCTACTTCCTGTCGCCGAGGGTGCGCCGGTACGACAACGGGGACCGGCCGCGGCGGGACACGGACGACGGCCGCGGCCGGTGGAAGGTGTCGACGGGCAAGAAGGACATGGGGGAGGAGAAGAAGGTGGCCGGCGACGGCACGACCCGCTACTGCATGAGCGTGCTCAACTACTTCGAGAGCCCCAGAGGCGGCGGGCGCAAGTCCGAGTGGCTCATGAGAGAGCTCACCGTCCCGGCGTACGAGATCAAGCTCCCCAAGGACGGCGGCCCTGGAGGCAAGACGGTCAGTTTTCCGAGATTTCAAACCACGTTACAGTTTCGAAGTTTTTttcttcctttctgtttttttgctAGAAACGTTGGCCGATTTCTAGATTATGAACAAGGATTTTCCAAATTTATTTATAATCGTCATATAAAtcgtgaaaattttgcacaaaagagCACCTGCGCGAACAACGCCAGAAAAGACCTGCTCACAGAGTCAATGAAATTTCTAGATTGCCGTTCCaaagtgtttttctttttctttctatttgCTAAAAGTAATTCGTTTAAAGCTAATTTCTAGATTATGAACAATCGATTTTGTTTGCTGGCAATAAACAGTCAAATCTTCTCTAGGAACTGCTGCAAAAAAAAAAATCTTCTCTAGGAagcatttattttttattttttgcgagAGAACTTTTGATCTACTCCTCCGttcataagtctttctagagattacactatggactacatacggatcaaAATAAGTTCTTACTATCATTTGATTTTACATAACGAAGCTTACAATTTTGATTATACATTCTCTAGGAAGTCcatatataatactccctccgtcccataatataagaacgtttttggaactagtctagtgtcaaaaacgttcttatattatgggacagagggagtagtaagtatttaCTCTCATTTGATTAAGACATATTAAGGAGATATTGTTAGTGGATCTTAATCAACTGGAATTTTCTTGAAGTCCTGATGGATTTTAGAGAAGTGCTTACTCTCATTTGATTGACACATATACGGACCCAATTCAAAATATATCTGGCTTTGATTGGATGCATGCAGTTGGATAGGTACGTGATGTGCAAGATTTACCTCAAAGACGACAaaggtgacgacgacgaggaggcagGGCCCAGCAGCGCCTCGCCGCTGCTCCTGCACGGGCCGGTGGAGGGCGACGAAGGGGCGACGTCGGCGGAGCTTCCTAAGCTTTCGAAGAAAATGGCGGGCAAGAGGCCCGCGGAGGACCAGCAGCCGCGGAACGCCGCGGCCACCGCGAGGAAGCGGGCTCACCACTCCTCAAAATGCATGCAAATCGAGCCACCAGCACCATCGCCACAGGGCAACGGCATGCAGGCTCCGTTCAGCACGCCGGGATGCTCATACTACGGTGGATCAGGGCAGCCCATGCTCATGGGGTGTCACGCTGGCACACCGATGCCGCGGCCAATGCTGGCATACAACAACGGCCAGGTGCAGGTGCCGCGGCAGCAGGTGGCGTACAACGGCCAGGTGCCCGTGATGGCGCGACAACCGGCGGCGTACAATGGTCCGGTGCCGGTGATGGCGCGACAGCCGGCGGCGTACAACGGGCCGGTGCCGGTGAGGCAGCAGCAGGTGGCGTTCAACGGCCAGGTGCGGCCGCCGCCGTGCCGGCCCGCAGGTTGCCGCAACGTCTATGGTCAGAATCCGACAATGATGACGCGGCCTTCGTGCCCGGCCCCGGTCGGCCAAGCGGTGAACCCGCAGGTGCAGAAGCAGCCGGAGACGGATGAGATGCGCGAGAAGCGGGTGCTTCAACAGAACCTGCAGGAACACCTCCGGATGCAGTCGCAACAACAGCTGATGGGGTtcacgcagcagcagcagcagcagcaacttgcGATGGCGTCCACGCACCAGCAGCGGCAGGCGATGGCGTTCATGATGCGCCAGCAGCAGCAATGGAGGATGTCGTTCATGatgcaccagcagcagcagcagtaccatcagcagcagcagcagcagcaacagtactTGGGCGGCGCCAACGCCGATTACTATCACCACGAAGGGGCCATGGTCCTCCCGACGgcgagcagttctccaggagaggcGGCGCTGGTAACAGCAGACGGTTCGCCGGTCAGCACGGTGGTGTCTGTGGAGGGAAACGAGGAGGGTAACAACGGGGATTGCAGCAGCCATGGTCGGGGGGAGTCTGCGGGCGGGGTGACGGCACCGGCATCGGCACCGGCAGAGGGTGATGGCCCCCAGCATGCATAATTCGGCACAGTGGTCGACGCAAGTGTACATGTATTGCACAAAgccttgtttctgttggtttatgcTCCTTTTAGACTGAGCTCTGCACCAAACTTTTACAGCAGCAGATAGACCTTCTATGCTTTTAGTCAACTGTATGTTGTGTTTCCTGAATTGCAACAGCCTCAAGAGTAAACGTAATTCAGCTacgtatttatttctgttttctttttcgttgatgtgtttttttttttgaaaaaccccaCCCATATATTAATT from Triticum dicoccoides isolate Atlit2015 ecotype Zavitan chromosome 6A, WEW_v2.0, whole genome shotgun sequence encodes:
- the LOC119315967 gene encoding NAC domain-containing protein 71-like, producing the protein MTRSVPEDGIGAYSILFRIRVRNEPESVFDADTGFAPHPRYIMQPAAKEGQNQNQIDCSTPRHATAREGQNDLLFFRESLVRALLADMAGEGDGAEEKTIVVGAGEQEGQIVVAGAAYEEEEVDGGGGAAADEESGGGDGQFIIPPPGFRFRPSDDELIRYYLLPKLQGRGHAPNRAIIEHNVYQCHPDELTGKYRGRGEGKSFYFLSPRVRRYDNGDRPRRDTDDGRGRWKVSTGKKDMGEEKKVAGDGTTRYCMSVLNYFESPRGGGRKSEWLMRELTVPAYEIKLPKDGGPGGKTLDRYVMCKIYLKDDKGDDDEEAGPSSASPLLLHGPVEGDEGATSAELPKLSKKMAGKRPKQPETDEMREKRVLQQNPDGVHAAAAAAATCDGVHAPAAAGDGVHDAPAAAMEDVVHDAPAAYLGGANADYYHHEGAMVLPTASSSPGEAALVTADGSPVSTVVSVEGNEEGNNGDCSSHGRGESAGGVTAPASAPAEGDGPQHA